A genomic segment from Tuwongella immobilis encodes:
- a CDS encoding 3-keto-disaccharide hydrolase, which translates to MIRSGFLRRVGSVAMAGLLLGTFVAPLRAAENVPPAGFTALFNGKNLDGWQGVVPLPELVKGTDADREAKIKAANAKVLPHWTVNADGVLVYDGKGDSLQTTKFYGDFELLVDWKIGPAGDSGIYLRGQPQVQIWDSTALTGGLAPDKDKGSGGLWNNPAGSKGKTPLKNADKPVGEWNRFRILVQKSLVTVYLNGELVVENEPLMNFWERGKPVPATGPIELQHHGNPLYFKNIFIKELK; encoded by the coding sequence ATGATCCGTTCCGGATTCCTCCGCCGCGTCGGCTCGGTCGCAATGGCCGGGTTGCTGCTCGGCACGTTTGTGGCCCCACTTCGCGCTGCGGAAAATGTGCCGCCTGCGGGCTTCACGGCCCTGTTCAATGGCAAAAACTTAGACGGTTGGCAGGGCGTGGTGCCGTTGCCGGAATTGGTCAAAGGAACCGATGCCGACCGCGAGGCGAAAATCAAAGCCGCCAATGCCAAGGTGTTGCCGCACTGGACCGTGAATGCCGATGGTGTTTTGGTGTACGATGGCAAAGGCGATTCGCTGCAAACGACGAAGTTTTACGGCGACTTCGAATTGCTCGTCGATTGGAAAATTGGACCAGCGGGCGACTCTGGAATCTACCTGCGTGGTCAGCCACAGGTGCAGATTTGGGATTCGACCGCGCTGACCGGCGGGCTGGCTCCGGATAAGGATAAAGGCTCCGGTGGCCTTTGGAATAATCCGGCAGGCTCCAAGGGCAAAACGCCGTTGAAGAATGCGGATAAGCCGGTGGGCGAATGGAATCGGTTTCGCATTCTCGTCCAAAAGTCGCTGGTGACGGTCTATCTCAACGGTGAATTGGTGGTCGAGAATGAGCCGCTGATGAACTTCTGGGAACGCGGCAAACCGGTGCCCGCGACGGGGCCGATCGAATTGCAGCATCACGGCAATCCGCTGTACTTCAAAAATATCTTCATCAAAGAATTGAAGTAA
- a CDS encoding M2 family metallopeptidase, translating to MLTRREFFPKLGSLACVTMVSWTGTSQASPEMTDKAKKFIAAHEARIRPLEIANGLAWWNANTSGKDEDFAKKEAAQNKVDAALANADAFAELKALKQARQSGQIDDPLIARCIDVLYLQYLEKQVEPELLKKIVAKANAVEQKFNVYRAKVDGKELADSEVRNILKSSTDPERRKAVWESSKGVGASVEADLKELVKLRNQAAKQLGYANFHALMLDLNEQDGPSLIQLFDDLDKLTKEPFAAAKAEIDAKLAAAQGVKVEDLRPWSYHDPFFQESPAVFDVSLDAPYQKADLLKLCQDFYRGIGLPIERVIARSDLYEKPGKSPHAFCTDIDREGDVRVLANIVPNEYWAGTMLHELGHAVYSSLNIPASLPYVVRGEAHILSTEGVAMQFERFSKSRAWLETMGVTVPDADKFEAAAKKVQRNQLLIFSRWCQVMLRFEKAMYENPDQDLNKLWWDLVEQYQQVKRPEGRNAPDYASKIHICSAPVYYHNYMMGQLFASQVHHTIAKELYNGADPSTVIYIGNPAVGQFMKDRVFAPGRTRDWRGLTRFATGKDLSPEAFARDFQGK from the coding sequence ATGCTCACCCGACGCGAATTCTTCCCCAAATTGGGGTCGCTGGCCTGCGTGACGATGGTCTCGTGGACCGGAACTTCTCAGGCAAGCCCCGAAATGACAGACAAAGCCAAAAAATTCATCGCTGCCCATGAGGCCCGAATCCGCCCGCTGGAAATCGCCAACGGGCTGGCCTGGTGGAACGCGAACACCAGCGGCAAGGATGAGGATTTCGCCAAGAAGGAAGCCGCCCAGAACAAGGTGGACGCCGCCCTGGCCAATGCCGACGCCTTTGCCGAACTCAAAGCCTTGAAGCAGGCCCGACAATCGGGACAAATCGATGATCCGCTCATCGCCCGCTGCATTGATGTGCTCTATCTGCAATATCTCGAAAAGCAGGTCGAGCCGGAACTGCTGAAAAAGATCGTCGCCAAGGCCAATGCGGTGGAGCAGAAGTTCAACGTCTATCGCGCCAAGGTCGATGGCAAAGAATTGGCCGATTCCGAAGTGCGGAATATTCTGAAGTCATCGACCGATCCCGAACGCCGCAAAGCGGTTTGGGAATCGAGCAAGGGCGTTGGCGCATCGGTGGAAGCGGATCTGAAGGAGCTGGTGAAGCTTCGCAATCAAGCGGCCAAGCAGTTGGGGTATGCCAATTTCCATGCCCTGATGCTCGATTTGAACGAGCAAGATGGACCGTCGCTGATTCAACTGTTTGATGACCTGGACAAGCTGACCAAGGAACCGTTCGCCGCCGCGAAAGCCGAAATTGATGCGAAGTTAGCCGCCGCGCAGGGGGTGAAGGTCGAGGATCTTCGGCCATGGTCGTATCATGATCCGTTCTTCCAAGAATCGCCGGCGGTCTTCGATGTCAGTCTGGATGCGCCATATCAGAAGGCGGATCTGCTGAAGCTCTGCCAAGATTTTTACCGGGGCATTGGTCTGCCGATTGAGCGCGTGATCGCCCGCAGCGATCTGTACGAAAAGCCCGGCAAAAGCCCCCATGCCTTCTGCACCGACATCGACCGGGAAGGGGATGTTCGCGTGCTGGCGAATATCGTCCCCAACGAATACTGGGCCGGCACGATGCTGCATGAACTGGGGCATGCCGTCTACAGTAGTTTGAACATTCCGGCGAGTCTGCCGTATGTTGTGCGTGGGGAAGCGCATATCCTTTCCACAGAAGGGGTTGCGATGCAGTTCGAGCGATTCTCGAAATCGCGAGCCTGGCTGGAAACGATGGGCGTGACGGTCCCCGACGCGGATAAATTCGAAGCCGCCGCCAAGAAGGTGCAGCGCAATCAACTGCTGATCTTTTCGCGCTGGTGCCAAGTGATGCTGCGGTTCGAAAAAGCGATGTATGAAAATCCCGATCAAGATTTGAACAAACTCTGGTGGGATCTCGTCGAGCAGTATCAGCAAGTCAAACGGCCCGAGGGACGCAACGCGCCGGATTATGCCTCGAAGATCCACATCTGTAGTGCGCCGGTGTATTACCATAACTACATGATGGGCCAACTGTTTGCGTCGCAAGTGCATCACACGATTGCCAAGGAACTGTACAACGGGGCCGATCCCAGCACGGTGATTTACATCGGCAACCCGGCCGTTGGGCAGTTCATGAAGGATCGCGTGTTTGCCCCCGGTCGCACCCGCGATTGGCGGGGATTGACCCGCTTCGCAACCGGCAAGGATCTGTCGCCCGAAGCCTTCGCCCGCGATTTCCAAGGGAAATAA
- a CDS encoding UbiA family prenyltransferase — protein MAWLPFARLMRIPNVWTAFADIALGAAMIAALVPTSGIDHFPWRMLGLMFASGLLYCSGMVWNDIFDLAEDRRDRPFRPLPSGQVRKAVAVRLAMTLMLAGVGLAAIVGIGAIPETGGFQPMPLMLAGALVVAILLYDRWMKHTPIGPISMGSCRFLNVLFGLSLVLPEQIPWSVRLHVASVIGVYIVGVTWFARTEATQSNRMELLGAVGVMVAAMVLALTIPLQLGPGQSSRWFPYFLATFIILIGGPIRTALQTLQPKPVQQAVKRCILGLVMLDAVLAGLFIGVPGLLILFLLPPALVMGKWVYST, from the coding sequence ATGGCTTGGCTGCCGTTCGCTCGCTTGATGCGGATTCCGAACGTCTGGACCGCGTTTGCCGATATTGCCTTGGGCGCGGCCATGATTGCCGCCTTGGTTCCGACAAGCGGAATCGATCACTTCCCCTGGCGGATGCTGGGACTGATGTTTGCATCGGGGTTGCTCTATTGCTCCGGAATGGTCTGGAACGACATCTTTGACCTGGCCGAAGATCGCCGGGATCGCCCGTTTCGGCCATTGCCGTCGGGGCAGGTCCGCAAAGCGGTGGCGGTGCGCTTGGCGATGACGCTGATGCTTGCGGGCGTTGGACTTGCGGCAATTGTCGGCATCGGGGCGATTCCCGAAACTGGCGGCTTCCAGCCGATGCCGTTGATGCTGGCAGGGGCGTTGGTCGTCGCCATTCTGTTGTATGACCGTTGGATGAAGCACACCCCGATTGGCCCCATTTCGATGGGCAGTTGCCGCTTTCTGAATGTGTTATTCGGATTGTCGCTGGTGCTTCCCGAGCAAATTCCCTGGTCGGTTCGGTTGCATGTGGCGTCGGTGATTGGGGTGTATATCGTTGGTGTGACATGGTTTGCGCGAACGGAAGCAACGCAAAGCAACCGCATGGAACTGCTGGGGGCCGTCGGCGTGATGGTTGCCGCCATGGTGCTGGCGCTGACGATTCCGCTGCAATTGGGACCGGGGCAGTCCAGTCGGTGGTTCCCGTATTTCCTGGCGACGTTCATCATTCTCATCGGCGGGCCGATTCGCACGGCGCTGCAAACGCTGCAACCCAAGCCGGTGCAACAAGCGGTGAAGCGGTGCATTCTTGGGCTGGTGATGCTGGATGCGGTGCTGGCCGGGCTATTCATCGGTGTCCCGGGGCTGTTGATCCTTTTTTTGTTGCCCCCCGCGCTGGTGATGGGAAAATGGGTCTACTCGACCTGA
- a CDS encoding inositol-3-phosphate synthase → MTTPANTAPNPRRVGIWIIGALGSVSGTVALGLALADASTQSGMVTAMPPFAPLQLDSLSSFTVGGHDIRPGTLFDSVLLLHERSRLFTYQQLSQSQPTLEQWSANIRPGVILAANPTIVNMSDSRRVQAVATPRQAIAAIQADLQAFQRDQQLDQVVVVNLASTEPPFEAGDMHQSLELLQAQLDTTDRVILPTSSLYAYAAIDLGMPYVNFTPSTGSSLPALEELTRLRKTVVAGKDGKTGETLLKTALAPMFAQRNLQVLSWVGYNILGNRDGQVLHDPANKASKVKTKDAVLASILGYRPQSQVAIEYIESLDDWKTAWDHIHFEGFLGTKMVMQLTWQGADSILAAPLVLDLARLTLFAQRRGEVGILSHLACFFKSPMGSNVHELARQWQLLEAYLASCV, encoded by the coding sequence ATGACTACTCCTGCCAATACCGCACCCAACCCTCGTCGTGTCGGAATCTGGATTATCGGGGCTTTGGGCAGCGTCAGCGGGACCGTCGCCTTGGGGCTGGCCCTTGCCGATGCGTCCACGCAATCCGGCATGGTGACGGCGATGCCACCCTTTGCGCCGTTACAACTCGATTCCCTGTCGAGCTTTACGGTCGGTGGCCACGATATCCGCCCCGGCACACTGTTTGACAGTGTTTTACTGCTCCATGAACGCAGCCGCCTCTTCACCTATCAACAATTGTCGCAATCGCAGCCGACACTCGAACAGTGGTCTGCGAATATCCGCCCTGGAGTCATTCTCGCAGCGAATCCGACGATTGTGAATATGTCGGATTCTCGGCGAGTGCAGGCGGTGGCGACTCCGCGACAAGCCATCGCGGCGATTCAAGCCGATCTGCAAGCGTTTCAACGCGATCAGCAACTCGATCAAGTCGTGGTGGTGAATCTCGCCAGCACGGAGCCGCCGTTTGAGGCCGGCGACATGCATCAGTCGCTGGAACTCCTGCAAGCACAATTGGATACGACCGATCGGGTGATTCTGCCGACCAGTTCGCTGTATGCGTATGCGGCCATTGATTTGGGCATGCCGTATGTCAATTTCACCCCATCGACCGGGTCATCGCTCCCCGCATTGGAAGAACTCACCCGGTTGCGAAAGACCGTGGTGGCCGGCAAAGATGGCAAGACCGGCGAAACCCTCCTGAAGACCGCGCTGGCACCGATGTTCGCTCAGCGAAATTTGCAGGTGCTTTCCTGGGTGGGCTACAACATTCTGGGCAACCGCGATGGCCAAGTGTTGCACGATCCGGCGAATAAGGCATCGAAAGTGAAGACCAAGGATGCCGTGCTCGCCTCGATTCTCGGCTATCGGCCCCAATCGCAGGTCGCCATCGAATATATCGAATCGCTGGATGATTGGAAAACGGCCTGGGATCACATCCACTTCGAAGGATTTCTGGGCACCAAAATGGTGATGCAACTCACCTGGCAGGGGGCGGATTCGATTTTGGCCGCGCCGTTGGTGTTGGATTTGGCCCGATTGACGCTGTTTGCCCAACGACGCGGCGAAGTCGGCATCCTCAGCCATCTCGCCTGTTTCTTCAAGAGTCCCATGGGTTCCAACGTGCATGAGTTGGCCCGACAGTGGCAATTGCTGGAAGCCTACCTCGCAAGCTGCGTTTGA
- a CDS encoding GAF domain-containing protein → MDRLATLRRYDILDTPPENAFDRITSLATRIFQIPYAVISLIDDDRIWFKSKAGLSVPEVLREPGLCASVIDQDGVYLVESARTDARSQRNSLVTAEFGLQFYAGAPLTTHEGFRLGSMCIFDQKPRTFDPSQSAMLADLAAIVMDELELRLASKRVIESLTHLRLEQAKVEKLEKVVTICAWSKKVRHQGQWIRFEDFLVESLGVKLTHGITDEIAQQLLREAGLSVETVSQ, encoded by the coding sequence ATGGATCGACTGGCTACACTGCGACGTTACGACATCTTGGACACTCCCCCGGAAAATGCGTTTGATCGCATTACCTCACTGGCCACGCGCATTTTTCAGATTCCCTATGCCGTCATCTCGTTGATCGATGATGATCGAATCTGGTTTAAATCGAAAGCTGGGCTGAGTGTTCCGGAAGTGCTTCGGGAACCCGGACTTTGCGCATCGGTCATCGATCAAGACGGCGTCTATCTCGTGGAATCGGCTCGGACCGATGCGAGAAGTCAACGCAACTCGTTAGTCACGGCCGAGTTCGGGCTGCAGTTCTACGCCGGGGCACCGCTGACCACCCATGAAGGCTTTCGGCTCGGGTCAATGTGCATCTTCGATCAGAAGCCACGGACGTTTGATCCCAGCCAATCCGCGATGCTGGCCGACCTTGCCGCGATTGTCATGGACGAACTCGAACTGCGGCTCGCCTCCAAACGGGTCATTGAATCCTTGACCCATCTGCGATTGGAACAAGCGAAGGTCGAAAAACTAGAAAAAGTGGTAACGATTTGTGCCTGGAGTAAAAAGGTTCGGCATCAAGGCCAGTGGATTCGTTTCGAGGATTTCCTGGTGGAATCGCTCGGAGTCAAGCTCACGCACGGCATCACCGATGAGATCGCCCAGCAATTGCTCCGCGAAGCCGGGCTCTCGGTCGAAACGGTTTCCCAATAA
- the ribA gene encoding GTP cyclohydrolase II, with protein MNEPASGFCSIEEAIAELKAGRMIILVDDENRENEGDLVCAAECVTPQIVNFMVRYACGRLCLAMSKPICERLGLELLPGVNLDPTATPFTHNFDARYGVTTGISAFDRYQTIKVAIADESGPNDLVRDKGHLDGLQAREGGVLVRAGHTEGSVDLARLAGFKEAAVICEILKEDGHMARVPELREYAAQHGLKMCTIADLIKYRWQRERLVNRQIQLKLPTDAGEFDLFAYQSLNSTEPHLALTLGGIGIAKDGCVPVQDEPVLVRVHSECLTGDVLHSALCDCGSQLHHALQQIVQAGRGVLLYMRQEGRGIGLMAKLKAYKLQQEEGLDTVEANQRLGFAADLRHYGIGAQILSDLGVRQIRLLTNNPKKVIGLDSYGLRIVERVPIQIQPNPNNHKYLLTKKSKLGHLLDVLESEAPAITD; from the coding sequence ATGAACGAACCGGCAAGCGGATTTTGTAGCATTGAAGAAGCGATCGCGGAACTCAAAGCCGGCCGAATGATTATTCTGGTCGATGATGAAAACCGCGAGAACGAAGGCGATCTGGTCTGCGCCGCCGAATGCGTGACGCCGCAGATTGTCAACTTCATGGTTCGCTACGCCTGCGGTCGCCTCTGTTTGGCGATGTCCAAGCCGATTTGCGAACGTCTGGGCCTCGAATTATTGCCCGGCGTCAATCTCGACCCCACCGCTACCCCATTCACGCACAATTTCGATGCCCGATACGGGGTCACCACCGGCATCTCCGCTTTCGATCGCTACCAAACGATCAAAGTGGCGATTGCGGATGAGTCCGGGCCGAACGACCTGGTGCGCGACAAGGGGCACCTGGACGGACTCCAAGCCCGCGAAGGCGGCGTGCTGGTGCGGGCCGGCCACACGGAAGGCAGCGTCGATCTGGCCCGATTGGCCGGATTCAAAGAAGCCGCCGTCATTTGCGAGATTCTCAAAGAAGACGGGCACATGGCCCGCGTGCCGGAACTGCGCGAATACGCCGCCCAGCACGGCCTGAAGATGTGTACCATCGCCGACTTAATCAAATATCGCTGGCAACGCGAACGATTGGTCAATCGTCAGATCCAACTCAAACTCCCGACCGACGCGGGGGAGTTCGATCTGTTCGCATATCAATCGCTGAACTCGACCGAACCGCACCTCGCACTCACACTCGGCGGCATTGGCATCGCCAAAGATGGCTGCGTGCCCGTCCAAGACGAGCCGGTGTTGGTGCGCGTCCACAGCGAATGCCTGACCGGCGATGTGCTGCATTCCGCGCTGTGCGATTGCGGGTCGCAGTTGCATCACGCCTTGCAGCAGATCGTGCAGGCGGGTCGTGGCGTGCTGCTGTACATGCGGCAGGAAGGTCGCGGAATCGGGCTGATGGCCAAACTCAAAGCGTATAAACTCCAGCAGGAAGAGGGGTTAGATACCGTCGAGGCCAATCAGCGACTCGGGTTCGCCGCCGATCTGCGTCATTACGGAATCGGGGCGCAAATCCTCTCCGATTTGGGCGTTCGGCAGATTCGCCTGCTGACGAACAATCCCAAGAAGGTCATTGGCTTGGATTCTTATGGTCTGCGAATCGTCGAGCGCGTGCCGATCCAGATTCAACCCAACCCCAATAACCACAAGTATTTGCTGACGAAGAAATCCAAACTCGGCCACCTGCTAGACGTGTTGGAATCCGAGGCACCGGCGATCACCGATTGA
- the lhgO gene encoding L-2-hydroxyglutarate oxidase — translation MPMWDLAVVGGGIVGLATALQATQRWPGCRVVVLEKESGLARHQTGRNSGVIHSGIYYAPGSLKATTCRTGKALLESFCDRYGLPWDRCGKVIVATHEDELPRLDRLHERGLANGVDCVRITIDQLRDLEPHVAGIAALHVRETGIVDYVAVCEQMAALVRERGGDIRTQARVTAIQFRSDAVHLEITGKGQSIAARQLVNCAGLHSDRVARLSGAAPKVRIVPFRGEYFTLRPEAWKLCRNLIYPVPDPAFPFLGVHFTRMISGGVECGPNAVLAFAREGYFKTDWNARDLLETISDPSFVRLSLRHWQMGLGEIWRSWNRAAFVRALQRLVPAITVADLEVAPAGIRAQALGRNGRLIDDFAILRQGRAVHVLNAPSPAATASLAIAEQIVAQL, via the coding sequence ATGCCGATGTGGGATCTGGCGGTGGTGGGCGGCGGAATCGTCGGGCTGGCGACTGCGCTGCAAGCCACACAGCGCTGGCCCGGCTGTCGGGTGGTCGTCCTGGAGAAAGAATCCGGGCTGGCCCGCCATCAGACGGGTCGCAATTCTGGGGTCATTCACTCGGGCATCTATTACGCTCCCGGTTCGCTGAAGGCGACGACTTGCCGCACGGGCAAAGCCTTGCTCGAATCCTTCTGCGATCGATACGGCTTACCCTGGGACCGCTGCGGCAAGGTCATCGTGGCCACCCACGAGGACGAACTCCCCCGATTGGACCGACTGCACGAACGCGGCTTGGCCAACGGCGTCGATTGTGTGCGCATCACCATCGACCAACTGCGCGACCTGGAGCCGCACGTCGCCGGGATTGCTGCGCTGCATGTGCGCGAGACAGGAATCGTCGATTACGTCGCTGTGTGCGAACAGATGGCCGCACTGGTGCGCGAACGCGGCGGTGACATTCGCACGCAAGCCCGCGTGACCGCAATTCAATTCCGTAGCGATGCCGTGCATCTGGAGATTACCGGGAAGGGGCAATCCATCGCTGCGCGGCAACTGGTGAACTGCGCTGGGCTGCATAGCGATCGCGTTGCTCGACTCAGCGGAGCCGCTCCGAAGGTGCGCATCGTGCCATTTCGCGGCGAATACTTCACGTTGCGACCCGAAGCGTGGAAGTTGTGCCGCAATTTGATCTATCCCGTGCCCGATCCAGCGTTTCCGTTCCTCGGTGTGCATTTCACGCGGATGATTTCCGGCGGTGTGGAATGCGGCCCGAATGCGGTGTTGGCCTTCGCACGGGAAGGATACTTCAAGACGGATTGGAACGCTCGGGATTTGCTGGAAACGATCAGCGATCCGTCGTTTGTGCGATTATCACTGCGGCATTGGCAGATGGGATTGGGCGAAATCTGGCGAAGCTGGAATCGTGCGGCGTTTGTGCGGGCGTTGCAGCGATTGGTGCCCGCGATCACCGTCGCCGATTTGGAAGTGGCCCCTGCTGGAATTCGCGCTCAGGCATTGGGTCGCAATGGTCGTCTGATTGACGACTTTGCGATTCTTCGCCAGGGTCGGGCCGTGCATGTGTTGAACGCCCCGTCCCCGGCAGCAACCGCATCGCTGGCGATTGCCGAGCAGATTGTCGCACAATTGTGA
- a CDS encoding DUF3500 domain-containing protein, protein MRILSLALLVSVMLGIPRTGHAADAPTGSGAAMTTAASKLLAALPPELQKKATFSFADDERFNWHFIPLQNAKTKQPTRKGVPLEDMPEAAKGLALELVKAGVSAEQYATVLTIFSREAVIGELEPANRWFRRPGWYFVSIFGEPSLTSKWGWRIEGHHLSLNFTIDKGVCTSATPAFYGMNPVTMKHGPTKGERVLGGCEDLGRELFLSLSPDQQKLAHQAEHFPEVEARTAHYPDDKPLGIPGSKLTPTQQEKLGKLIRHYLERLPADQAKHEWAKIEAKGFDNVVFGYSGEPIPFKEHTYRVQGADFLIHYMNNQTDPLKNPANHIHSVFRTISGDFGGVPK, encoded by the coding sequence ATGCGAATCCTCTCTTTGGCGTTGTTGGTTTCGGTGATGCTGGGCATCCCGCGAACGGGCCATGCCGCCGATGCGCCGACGGGCAGCGGGGCGGCGATGACGACGGCGGCGAGCAAGCTGTTGGCCGCGCTGCCGCCGGAATTGCAAAAGAAAGCGACCTTCTCGTTTGCGGATGATGAACGCTTCAATTGGCACTTCATTCCGCTGCAAAATGCGAAGACGAAGCAACCCACCCGCAAGGGCGTTCCGTTGGAAGATATGCCGGAAGCGGCCAAGGGATTGGCGTTGGAACTGGTCAAAGCCGGGGTGAGTGCCGAGCAGTATGCCACGGTGTTGACGATCTTCTCGCGGGAAGCGGTGATCGGCGAATTGGAACCGGCCAACCGATGGTTCCGCCGACCGGGGTGGTACTTTGTCAGCATCTTCGGCGAACCGTCGCTGACCAGCAAATGGGGCTGGCGCATCGAAGGGCATCATTTGTCGTTGAATTTCACCATCGACAAGGGCGTTTGCACCTCGGCCACTCCGGCCTTCTACGGCATGAATCCCGTCACCATGAAGCACGGCCCCACGAAGGGCGAACGGGTGCTGGGTGGCTGTGAAGATTTGGGCCGCGAACTCTTCCTGTCGCTGTCGCCGGATCAGCAAAAGCTCGCCCATCAAGCCGAGCATTTCCCGGAAGTCGAGGCACGCACGGCGCACTATCCCGATGACAAGCCGCTGGGCATCCCCGGTAGCAAACTGACGCCGACGCAACAGGAAAAACTCGGCAAGTTGATCCGCCACTATTTGGAGCGACTGCCCGCCGATCAAGCCAAGCACGAATGGGCGAAGATTGAAGCGAAGGGATTCGACAACGTCGTTTTTGGCTACAGTGGCGAACCGATTCCGTTCAAAGAACATACCTACCGAGTGCAAGGGGCGGACTTTTTGATTCATTACATGAACAATCAGACCGATCCGCTCAAGAATCCGGCAAACCACATTCACAGTGTGTTCCGAACGATCTCGGGCGACTTTGGCGGCGTGCCCAAGTAA
- a CDS encoding serpin family protein, with the protein MNRRKFLLGSGLAVLAGRLAMNASANDSAPATGAIVEANNRFALAMYQQLAKSTAATENIWFSPLSIEAALAMPYVGARGKTAQEMAKVLGFTDNGEQTAGLVAELSKQLRTVSPKFVGEFRLANAIWHQQNRMVVPAFAQVMNRHFEAGLRGIDFTASEAARKQINDWVSEQTKKQIPDLMPEGSITQDTTMVLANALYFKGNWKTPFDPKQTQNAEFRRGADLVKSVPMMSQSGRFPFAWMADCAIAELPYDHSEFRMRIILPHEDQTLAKIEAKLDGHALWKPMLRPTKIDVGLPRFTMKTKAQLNDALKALGMPTAFSDTADFSGIGSGFDTISEVQHAATLAVDEVGTVATAATGIGITALSLPPQLVVNRPAMLMITHQATGAIVFLGRLANPEVGK; encoded by the coding sequence ATGAATCGACGGAAATTCCTGCTGGGCAGTGGCTTGGCAGTGTTGGCAGGACGGTTGGCCATGAACGCATCTGCGAACGACTCCGCTCCCGCGACTGGAGCCATTGTCGAGGCGAATAATCGCTTTGCGCTGGCGATGTATCAGCAATTGGCGAAATCGACCGCGGCAACGGAAAATATCTGGTTCAGTCCGTTGAGCATTGAAGCCGCGTTGGCAATGCCCTACGTCGGGGCCAGGGGGAAAACCGCCCAGGAAATGGCCAAGGTCTTGGGATTCACCGACAACGGCGAACAGACGGCCGGACTTGTGGCCGAACTGAGCAAACAACTGCGAACCGTGTCGCCGAAATTCGTCGGCGAATTCCGACTGGCGAATGCGATCTGGCATCAGCAGAATCGGATGGTGGTGCCCGCGTTTGCGCAAGTCATGAATCGCCACTTTGAGGCGGGGCTGCGCGGCATCGATTTCACAGCGAGCGAGGCGGCCCGCAAACAAATCAACGATTGGGTCAGCGAACAGACCAAGAAGCAGATTCCCGATCTGATGCCGGAAGGCTCGATCACGCAAGATACGACGATGGTTCTGGCCAATGCCCTATATTTCAAGGGGAATTGGAAGACGCCGTTTGATCCGAAACAGACGCAGAATGCCGAGTTTCGGCGTGGGGCGGACTTGGTCAAATCGGTGCCGATGATGTCGCAATCGGGTCGATTTCCGTTCGCGTGGATGGCCGATTGTGCCATCGCCGAGTTGCCGTACGATCACTCCGAATTTCGGATGCGGATCATTCTGCCGCACGAAGATCAAACCTTGGCGAAAATCGAAGCCAAACTCGACGGCCACGCCCTGTGGAAACCGATGTTGCGACCGACGAAAATCGATGTCGGCCTGCCACGATTCACCATGAAAACCAAGGCCCAACTCAACGATGCGCTGAAGGCATTGGGGATGCCGACCGCGTTTTCGGATACTGCGGATTTCTCCGGCATCGGCTCCGGATTCGACACCATCAGCGAAGTGCAGCATGCCGCGACGCTGGCGGTCGATGAAGTGGGCACGGTGGCGACTGCCGCCACGGGGATCGGCATCACTGCGCTCTCCCTGCCGCCGCAACTGGTGGTGAATCGCCCGGCAATGCTGATGATTACCCATCAAGCCACGGGGGCAATCGTCTTTTTGGGTCGCTTGGCGAACCCGGAAGTCGGGAAGTAA